DNA from Acidobacteriota bacterium:
CCATCCACTCCCAGGAGTCGTTTTCCCAGGTCTCGGTGAAGTCGTCGCCTTCCTGCGGGATCGTGTGGAAGCGCCACTTCTGCTCGCCGGTGCGCACGTCGTAGGCGCGTACGTGGCCCGGCGGAATGCCCGTCTTCTTCGACGGTACGTCGAAGATCCGCGAGCCGACGATGTACGTGTTGCCGACGACGATCCCGGGCGAGCCGGCGCTGATGTCGCGCAGCCGGATCCCCGGGCGGCCGAGGTCGTCGAGGGCCATGTGGACGAAGCCCTCCTCGCCGAAGTCGGGATCGGGTTGGCCGGTCGCAAGGTCGATCGAGATCAGCAGCTTGCCCGAGGTGGCGAACAGGATGCGCTCCTCCTCGCCGTCGGTCCAGTACTCGATTCCCCTGGGACCCGAGTACGCGGCTCTGGGTGCCTCGTACGCCTCGGAGTCGAACACCCAGATCTCTTCGCCGGTGGCGGCATCGAGTGCCGCAAGTTGCCACAGCGTGGTCATCATGTAGACCCGGCCGCCGATCATGAGCGCCGAGCCGGAGAAGGCGCCCGGTACCTCTCTCACGCGGTGGTCGGCGGACTTCCAGCGCCAGGCCACCTCAAGCTGGGAGAAGTTCTCGCCGTCGATGTCCGCTAGCGGCGAGTAGCGGCTGAAAGCGTGGTCGCGGCCGTGATGCCGCCACTCGACGTCCGGGGCGCCGGACTCGGCGAAGGCGATGGGGCCTGCCAGGGGGGCCGCCACTGCCGCCAGTAGCGTGTACGCAGCCCTCATCGGTTCGACGGCTCCGACGGGTCGGCCGAATCTCTCGGCGCGCCGGTGCCGGAAGAGCCCAGGAACAGCCTCTCGCCGTTGGTGTAGGTCACGGTGCGTCCCGCACACTTGTTCGAGCGGTCCTTGGCCTGGAAGCCGTCGACGACGATCTCGGTGCCCGGCATCAGCGAGTCCTTGGTGAAGCCCCGGCGAAACAGGCTCGGGGGACTGCCGCTCTCGACCATCCAGATCTCGGTCGAGCCATCTTCCTTCGCGACCTCCATGTGGATCCACGCATGCGGGTTGATCCACTCCATCCGGGTCACCTTCCCGGTGAGCTTGACCGGACTGTCGGCATCGAACTCGGCAGCGAAGGCGTGGTGCCCCATCGCCGGTGCGGCGCCCACGGCGAGAGTGAACGCGACTGCGGCCATGAGGACTTTGGTGGGCACCATGTTGACCTCCTTCCGGGTCATTCGGGCTCTTCGGCCTTCCAGACACCCTTGCTCAGGTGGCGGTACATCAGCTCTTCCGCGAACACCACGCACTTGAAGTCGAGGAGCTGCATGTTCGTCTCGATCCGTCGATAGAGGGGAAAGCTCACTTTCCACGGGCGGGTGTAGGTCCTGGGGTCGGTGATCGTCGCCTCGTAGTGGAGATGGTCCGGTCCGGTCGCCGTGTAGCGCTCGAGGACGTGGATCTCCCCGCTGTGGTGATTACCGGAACTGTCGAGCCACGTGTCGGGAACCTGGGCCGAGACATCGATCACCAGGGTCTCACCCTCCCAGTGTCCGCGGGAGTGCCCCATCCAGTTGTCGCCGGGACTGTCGAAGTCGGGCCGGTTCATGTAGACGATCCGGCTCGCGCTGGCGAACTCGTAGGCGAAGATGACGTTCTCGGGAGTCTGGATGATCTGGAAGGGGAAGGGCATGTAGTTGGCGCGGGGGATGCCGGGCATGAAGCACTTGATCGCCGGGTCCAGCTCCCACCACCGCGCGAGGTTCTCCTCCTGCTTCGCCCTCGCCGCCTGGGTGTAGGGGATCTCGCCGCCTTCGACGATGCCCAGGCCGCCCGGAACGGCGCCGAGCGCACCGAGTTCGACGATCGGGCCGCTGCGGGCGGCGTGGGCCTCGATGTCCCAGTGCGCCGTGGTCAGGGCCTGCCAGATGCCGTTCAGATCCGGCTCGCCATCGCTGGTGCGCGGGGCTAGGTAGTCCTGCCCATGGACCGGCGCTGCCGCCGACACTGCAACGACTGCCGCGACGATGGCGGAAAGCCCTGCGCGCCGCATTCGGTTTCGCACGCTCCCGCCTCTCACTCGGGGTCCGCCGCGGCGGCCGCCGCGGCCTCCTCCTCGCTGACGCGAGCGCCGCGCAGGATGTTCGCCATGTTGTAGTTGCCCTCGTGGCAGGCGAACTCGAAGAGCGGCTCGTTGCGCTTGCCCATCGGCATCCTCACCGTCCACGGCCTGACCCAGATCGGTGGATCGTCGATCGTCACCTCGTAGAGCATCACCTCAGGGCCGACTCGGGTGAAGCGCTCGGTCACCACCAGCTCTTCCGAGTTGAGGGAGTGAAACCAGGTCTGCGGGGTCCCTCGCTGGTGGGTGCCGGCGTACCCCTTGGGCAGGTAGTTCGCCGTTTCGACCACCAGGGAGTCGCCGTCCCAGCGGCCGCGCGAGTCGCCGAGCCATAGTCCGATCCGGCGATCCGGGTGGGGTGAACCGTCTAGGGGAATGACGCGCGCCTCGTGGTACCACTCCATGACGATGACGACGTGGTCCCGGTTCTGGACGAACTTGTAGTACTGGTTGAAGTTCGCGCGCACGGGCACGCCCAGGGTCACGCAGCGCTCGCCCAGGGAGCGGTCCTTCCAGGTGTCGGCCGGATGCTCCTCAAGGTACTGCTGGAGTTCGTCCCAGTCCTTCTGCGCCTGCTCGGTCAGAGCCGGAATCCCGCCTTCGGGCGGGTCGATGACCAAGTCGGACAGCCTCGCGCCGCCGCGGGTGCCGCCGATCTCCACCCACACCCCGCGCAGGTCGGGGTGGCCGTCCACGGTGCGGGGAACGGTCCAGCCCGCTGGTGTTTCGGGAACCTCCACGGGCCCGCGAGCTCTCCTTTGAGCCGCACCGAGGCCTGGCAACAGCAGCGCTAGCACGACTCCAGCCGCCAGGCGTCGCGAAGACGATCTGCGCATCAGTAGCCTCCTGCGGGTTCTCGGCCGGTGCTGCCCGTTGTAGGCGCACTCGAAGAACGGCGGTTCGGTTCCGCGGAGCTGCGCCCTGGCAGTGCGCCCTTGGTGCAGCCGACCAGCTATTGGATGGCGGTGGTTCTGCCCTTGAGGCTATGGGAAGTTCCGGTATTTTGTCAAACGCCGTGTGGAGAACGTCAGGTTTCGTTCTGCGACGTCAGTTCGATCTGCTTGTAGCCGCCTGCCCGCCTGAAGTGAATGATCAGGTAGAGGAAGCCGAGCGCCATGAACACCGGTATCGCCGCGGTGATCTTCAGAGCGGTCTGGCCGCCGTGGAACGACGCGTCGCGCACCGCCTGTTCGTCCGCGGGCAGTTCAATGCTGAAGTCCTTGGCCTTTTCCATGACCGGGCCGGCCTTGGAGCCGTCGAGGCCCTGGACGGGGGCGAAGAACAGGAAGCTGTTCGTGCCCTGGGCCTTGTACTCCTCGTAGACGTCGGCGTGGTCTGTCTGCAGGTCATGCGAGGCGTGCCGATCCTGCAGGTAGCCGATGCCCGGGCCGCCGAGCAATCCGGCCGAGAGCATGCCGACGCCTCCGACGGCGCCCAGCGTCAGGGCGCCGCCGCGCGGGAAGCGCTCCGAGACGACGGCCAGCATCGTCGGCCAGAAGAAGGCCTTGCCGGCGCCGTAGATCGTGGCGGCGATCATGACGGTCACCGCGCCGGCCAAGGAGCCTAGCGAGTAGAGGCCGATGGCCGCGACGGCAGAGCTGACGAAGAGCAGGCCCAGCGGGTTGATCCGGTGGACGATCGGCCCGGCGAAGAAGCGCAGCACGAACATCAGGATGGATGTGTAGAGCAGGATGAACAGTCCCTTGCCGCCGAGCACGGTGTCCATGATGTTGACGATCCAGCTGTCCGTTCCGAGCTCGACGTAGCCGATGCAGACGTGGAGCACGAGCAGGAAGAGCAGCATCGGCGCGGCGAATTCCTTGACCATGTCGACGAACTTGACGCCGGCGGCGGCCGCTTCGGACGTGGGGAACTTCTCCTTGACCATCATCAGGACGTAGATGAGGGTCGGAATGAGGTAGAGCGCGAGGACGATCTCCCAGCGCACGCGGCCGATCAGGCCGATACCCAGAAGAGAGCCGCAGATCAGGCCGGCGGGCCAGCCGGCGTGCAGGATGTTCAGGTAGTGGGTCTTCTCCTTGCGGTACAGGGTCGCGACCAGCGGGTTGATGACCGCTTCGCAGATGCCGTTCGCGACCGCGAAGATGAAGACGCCCCAGAACAGGCAGAAGTAGGCCCCGGCGCGGGCGAAGTCCGGGTTCGTGTCGATCGATCCGTTGTAGATGACGGTGGCTGCAACAGCCACGATGACGGAGAGCACGTGCAGGACGCCCGCGCCCATCAGGAACGGCTTGTAGCCGTAGCGGTCGAGGAAGGCGCTGGCCACGAGGATGACGAGTCCGAAGCCGACGAAGCCGCCGCCGGTGATCTGTCCGAGTTCCGTCTGCGTGAAGCCGAACGCCGTGCCCCACTCCAGGAGAAGGCCGCCGCGGACCGCCGTGCCAAGGCCGGCAACCAGGATGGTGAGGAAGCTCGCGATCAGTAGCTTGGTCTTGTTCATTGGCCCTCCTGAAGCCGGGGTTATGGAGTCGGGTCCTACGTTCTGAGCGTGAAGCCGGGCAGATGGACGATCTCGCCGCCGTTCAGGGCGGATTCGTGGGCGCAGATGCCGACGCACGTCCAGTTGGCGCTCGTGACCGCGTTCGGCCAGGGATCGCGGTCGTCCTGCAGTGCGCTCAGGAACTCGTGCACGAGGTGGGGGTGGGAGCCGCCGTGGCCGCCGCCCTGGATGAAGGAGAGGTGCTCCGCGTCATGGATCTCCTGGGGCAGGGTGAAGTGGCGGATCGCTTCCGGCAGCAGGTGCGCATAGTCCGGCACCTCGATCTTCTCCGGGATCTCGTGCTCGGGCTTCTTCGCCGTGTGCAGGACGTGGGGCTCGTCCTCGATCAGGGTCCACTCGAAGCTCTTCTTCGTGCCGTAGACGTCGAAGCTTTCGCGGTACTGCCGTGCGACGTCGTAGAGGAAGCGCCAGATGTGGGCGACCAGGTCGCTGTCTTTGACCTTGATGTGGCAGGTCTCGACGGCGAAGCGGTTGCCGGACTTCTCGGCGATGTCGTCGCGGACGACGCCTGAACCGAAGCAGCTCACGTACTCAGCCAGCCCGTCGACCAGGCCCAGGCAGGGACTGACGACGTGGGTCGCGTAGTGCATCGGGATCATGCGCTCCCAGTAGGACGGCCAGCCGTCCATGTCCTGGGGGTGCGAGGCCGCCAGGTGCTGGATGTCGCCGAGCTCGCCCTTGTCGTAGAGCTCCTTGATGAACAGGAACTCGCGGCTGTAGACGACCGTCTCGGCCATCATGTACCTGAGGCCCGTCTCCGCGACCTTCTCGACGATCTTGCGGCAGTCGTCTACGGTCGTCGCCATCGGCACGGTGCACATGACGTGCTTGCCGGCGTCGAGCGCGGCGAGCGACATCCAGGCGTGGTCCGGGATCGGCGTGTTGATGTGGACGTAGTCGACGTCCGGATCGGCGAGCACGTCGTCGTAGTCCGTGTAGCGCCGCTCGATCCCGAACTGGTCGCCGACCTTGTTCAGTTCCGCTTCGTCGCGGCGGCAGATCGCGTGGACGTTGGCGCCGGGACAGGCCTGGTAGATGGGGATGAACTCGGCGCCGAAGCCGAGGCCGATCATGGCGACGTTCGTCATGCGCCTTGATTCCTACGAGCCCTGTGAGCCCGCCTCGTCGGCGGTCATCAGATACGCGACCAGGTCCGCCACCTCGTCGTCTCCGTACCCATCGAGCAGCCCCTCCGGCATCATCGAGAGCGGGAAGTAGTCGAACGACTGAATGTCCGACTGCGGGATGACGACCTCGTCCTGACCGACGACCCGGAGCGTCATGGAGCGGGGACTCTTGGTGGCCACGGTGCCCGAGTAGGTGCGGCCGTCCCGGGTGGTCACCATCAAGGTCTGGTAGACGTCCTGGATGTCGCCGCTCGGGTCGATGATGTTCGTCAGCAGGTAGTCCAGCTCCGTTCGGTTGGAACCGGTGAGGTCGGGGCCGATGAGGCCGCCCTCGCCGAACATCTGATGGCAGACGCCGCAGAGCTCGGTGAACATCTGCTCGCCGTGGGCGGCGTCGGCCGCCGCGATCGCGTCGTCGCTCAGGATCGTCGTGTACTTCGCGATCGCTGCGGTCTTCTCGCTCGAGACCCGCGTGATGGGCCCCCAGACCTCGAGGAAGCCGCTGCCGACGACCCGGTGGAGCTGGCGGGCGACGTAGGCCGGCACGTCGCGCCGCGGCACGCTTCCCTCCTTGATCGCGCCCATCAGCACTCGCCCGTAGATGGGGCGGGACGCGAGCGTCTGGACGGCGGCGAGCTTCTCGTCCGCGTTGAAGGAGTCGTAGCGCCCGAGCAGCAGGAATCCCGTTTGCCAGCGGCCGTCGAACGCGGCGTAGGCGCGGAGCGCGGCGATCCGCACCTCGGGTTCGTCGAGCAGGGCCGGAAGCCGCTCGAAGAGGGCCTGGTGCTGCTGATCGGCGAGGCCCCGGATGGCCCGCCGCCGGTCTTCGGCCGGTGCGCTCTCGTCGTCGAGGGTTGCGAGGAACTGCCGCGCGACCTCGACGCCGCCGAACTGCTGTTCGACCTCGAGAGCGAGGTCGGCGACGCTGCGGTCGCGCTTCAGCCGGGCGTAGACCCGATCCCAGTTCTCCGGGGGCTCGGCGAAGACGTGCCCCTCGAGTCCGGCGCGCATTCCCCGGAGCAGGGCCGGACGGGCCTCTGACCGGTCGTCGAGCGAGGTGACGAGGAACTCGAGCTCGTTCGCGTCGACGGCTCGGCGCGCGATGTTCTCCGTGAGCATCGGGATTCGGGAGGTCCTGGCCAGTCGGAGCGCTCGCATCGGATCCTCGGGAACCAGCGGCTCGATACCGAACCAGATCATCTTCGGGATGTTGTGGTCGTCCGCGTCGTCGCCTTTCAACACCAGGTGCTCGGCGATCGACCAGCGGACGTCGTGCTCGACGCGCTGGAGAGCCGCCGCGAGGTAGAGGCGCACGACCGGCGAGGTGTCGCGGTCCGCCAACTGGATGAACTTCTCCGTTGCGGCAGCCGGCGCGTCGTGGTCCTCCGTGAGGAGTTGGATCGCCCAGGCGCGGACGTGCTCGTCCTCGTCGTCCAGAGCGGTCATGAACTCGTCGGACGTGAAGCCGCCGGTGACGTGGAGCGCCCACATGGCCCGCAGGCGCAGGTCGCCGTCCGGGTTCGACGCGAACATCTCGTGCAGCGCCTCGTGCACCGAAGCGTCGACTTCGCCCTTCGCCGCCCGGCCCTGCAGGACGACCCGGGCCCGGCGCGCGTGCCAGGCGCTCTTCGAGAGTTGCAGCTCGACGAGTTTCTCGTTCGACATCGACTTGACGTCGTCGTAGCGGCCCTCCCAGTCGTCCGCCAGGGACTGCTCGGGCGTGATGCGGAAGATACGCCCGGTCTCCTTGTGCTGGACGTCGTTGCCGCAGATGTCGGCGTCGTGCCAGTCGAGGACGTAGACGTCGCCGCCCGGTCCGATCTCCATGCTGAAGCCGACCCACTGCTTGTTGTTGGCGAGCAGGAAGTCCTCGCCGTGGTGGGCGACGAAGCTGGATCCCTTCGGTTCGAGTTCGTCGGTCAGCACCGCGTGCTCGTGGATGTTCGCCATGAACAGCCGGCCGTGCTGCTCCTCGGGGAACGCGTCCGACAGGTAGACGCGGGCGCCGCCGTGTGCGGAGCGGTGCCGGTGGTTGACGATCGTGCGGATGTCGCCGTAGACGTACGGATTGAAGTGCGAGCCGCCCTGGCGGTGGTAGATGCCGCCGGGGACGACGTGGAACAGGTGGGGGATCACGCAGGCGGTGATGAAGATCTGTCCCTTCGCGTCGTAGTCGATGCCCCAGGGGTTGCTGAAGCCGTGGGCCACGACCTCGAAGCGGTCCTTCGTCGGGTGGTAGCGCCAGACGCCGCCGTTGATGTCGACCCCATCCGCTTCGAGCAGGTCCGCGGGGAAGGGATCGTTGTGGCCGTAGATCGTCTCTTCCGGGCCCGGCTTGCGGATCACGGAGGGCGTCGCGAAGCCTTCGAGACCGTAGAGCCAGCCGTCGGGCCCCCAGTGGAAGCTGTTGATCGTCTCGTGACGGTCGCGGATGCCCCAGCCGGTCAGCAGGATCTCGGCGTCGTCCATGTCGGCAACGTCGTCGCCGTCGCGGTCGGGGAGGTAGAGGAGGTGGGGCGGCGCGCCGACGAAGACGCCGTCGAAGCCGACCGCCAGCGCCGCCGGGAACGGGATGCCCTCAGCGAAGACCTTCCTGCTGTCGGCCGTGCCGTCGCGATCCGTGTCCTCAAGGATCAGGATCTTGCTGTCGCCCGAGCCGGAGAAGCCGCGGCCGCGGGTCTCGTAGTCGCGGTTCTCGGCGATCCACATGCGGCCGCGGTCGTCCCAGGCGAAGGCCATGGGCTGGGTGATCATCGGCTCCGAGGCCCAGGCGTTCACCTTGAATCCCTCGCGCACGGTCATCGCATCGACCGCCTCTTCCGGGGTCAGGAACTTCTCCTGCTTCGCTTCCCGCTGGGCGATGCCCCATAGCGATGACGTCGAGTAGGAGCCCTCGGCAGCCCCGGTGTACTCCTCCCAGTCCTCCGTCAGTTCGAGGTCGTTCAGCTCGCCGGTGTAGACGATGAGCCGGTGTCGTATGACCTCGGTGGCGCCCTCCGGGATGTGCCAGTCGCCCATACGCGCCCGCGTGGGTCCGACACCGAGCTGGCCGTCGACACGCCAGGTCTGGGGGTAGCCGGCATTCATCGGGTGATCGAAGATCGCGACGTGCAGGAAGTCGTCGCGGCCCTCGACCTGCATGCCGACATCGACCCACATCGCCCGCTGGCCCTCGGCTTGCCGGTTGCGCTGCCGCGCCGCGTTGACCGCCTCGCCGGGGATGTCCCTGGTCCAGGGCATGCGCAGGAACATGCCGCCGTAGGACATCTCGTTGATCGAGACGTCGGTGTGCGCCTCGCCGGCCCATTCGAGATCGAGGATGAAGCGGTCTTCCTCGGCCCGCATGGACCAGTTCTGGGTCTCGGTCATGAAGGCCTTGCCTTCGGCGTCCAGCATGCCGTAGACCGTCTGCCACTGCACCTCGGTCCCGGCCTCCGTCACCACGGAGGACGACTCGCGGCGCCAGTAGTCGCCGCCCGGGTTGTGGAAGTAGTCGCGGCCGACGGCCTTGGCGATCTCCTCTGGCTTGTCGCGGCGGTAGAACCACTGCCGGAGCGTGTCTTCGTCCATCGGCTCGCCGTTGACCCG
Protein-coding regions in this window:
- a CDS encoding DUF6152 family protein, with the translated sequence MTRKEVNMVPTKVLMAAVAFTLAVGAAPAMGHHAFAAEFDADSPVKLTGKVTRMEWINPHAWIHMEVAKEDGSTEIWMVESGSPPSLFRRGFTKDSLMPGTEIVVDGFQAKDRSNKCAGRTVTYTNGERLFLGSSGTGAPRDSADPSEPSNR
- a CDS encoding MFS transporter, which codes for MNKTKLLIASFLTILVAGLGTAVRGGLLLEWGTAFGFTQTELGQITGGGFVGFGLVILVASAFLDRYGYKPFLMGAGVLHVLSVIVAVAATVIYNGSIDTNPDFARAGAYFCLFWGVFIFAVANGICEAVINPLVATLYRKEKTHYLNILHAGWPAGLICGSLLGIGLIGRVRWEIVLALYLIPTLIYVLMMVKEKFPTSEAAAAGVKFVDMVKEFAAPMLLFLLVLHVCIGYVELGTDSWIVNIMDTVLGGKGLFILLYTSILMFVLRFFAGPIVHRINPLGLLFVSSAVAAIGLYSLGSLAGAVTVMIAATIYGAGKAFFWPTMLAVVSERFPRGGALTLGAVGGVGMLSAGLLGGPGIGYLQDRHASHDLQTDHADVYEEYKAQGTNSFLFFAPVQGLDGSKAGPVMEKAKDFSIELPADEQAVRDASFHGGQTALKITAAIPVFMALGFLYLIIHFRRAGGYKQIELTSQNET
- a CDS encoding Gfo/Idh/MocA family oxidoreductase, encoding MTNVAMIGLGFGAEFIPIYQACPGANVHAICRRDEAELNKVGDQFGIERRYTDYDDVLADPDVDYVHINTPIPDHAWMSLAALDAGKHVMCTVPMATTVDDCRKIVEKVAETGLRYMMAETVVYSREFLFIKELYDKGELGDIQHLAASHPQDMDGWPSYWERMIPMHYATHVVSPCLGLVDGLAEYVSCFGSGVVRDDIAEKSGNRFAVETCHIKVKDSDLVAHIWRFLYDVARQYRESFDVYGTKKSFEWTLIEDEPHVLHTAKKPEHEIPEKIEVPDYAHLLPEAIRHFTLPQEIHDAEHLSFIQGGGHGGSHPHLVHEFLSALQDDRDPWPNAVTSANWTCVGICAHESALNGGEIVHLPGFTLRT
- a CDS encoding PmoA family protein, whose translation is MRVPAAPAWVPIVLLILAALVAGCTRGTGAGEATAEEAVQAVPLRAVQDEETGSISIYREGEEEPIVTQNAGAEHRPFLHPIVAPDGKGLATQYSPGHHPHQTGLYWGFTRVNGEPMDEDTLRQWFYRRDKPEEIAKAVGRDYFHNPGGDYWRRESSSVVTEAGTEVQWQTVYGMLDAEGKAFMTETQNWSMRAEEDRFILDLEWAGEAHTDVSINEMSYGGMFLRMPWTRDIPGEAVNAARQRNRQAEGQRAMWVDVGMQVEGRDDFLHVAIFDHPMNAGYPQTWRVDGQLGVGPTRARMGDWHIPEGATEVIRHRLIVYTGELNDLELTEDWEEYTGAAEGSYSTSSLWGIAQREAKQEKFLTPEEAVDAMTVREGFKVNAWASEPMITQPMAFAWDDRGRMWIAENRDYETRGRGFSGSGDSKILILEDTDRDGTADSRKVFAEGIPFPAALAVGFDGVFVGAPPHLLYLPDRDGDDVADMDDAEILLTGWGIRDRHETINSFHWGPDGWLYGLEGFATPSVIRKPGPEETIYGHNDPFPADLLEADGVDINGGVWRYHPTKDRFEVVAHGFSNPWGIDYDAKGQIFITACVIPHLFHVVPGGIYHRQGGSHFNPYVYGDIRTIVNHRHRSAHGGARVYLSDAFPEEQHGRLFMANIHEHAVLTDELEPKGSSFVAHHGEDFLLANNKQWVGFSMEIGPGGDVYVLDWHDADICGNDVQHKETGRIFRITPEQSLADDWEGRYDDVKSMSNEKLVELQLSKSAWHARRARVVLQGRAAKGEVDASVHEALHEMFASNPDGDLRLRAMWALHVTGGFTSDEFMTALDDEDEHVRAWAIQLLTEDHDAPAAATEKFIQLADRDTSPVVRLYLAAALQRVEHDVRWSIAEHLVLKGDDADDHNIPKMIWFGIEPLVPEDPMRALRLARTSRIPMLTENIARRAVDANELEFLVTSLDDRSEARPALLRGMRAGLEGHVFAEPPENWDRVYARLKRDRSVADLALEVEQQFGGVEVARQFLATLDDESAPAEDRRRAIRGLADQQHQALFERLPALLDEPEVRIAALRAYAAFDGRWQTGFLLLGRYDSFNADEKLAAVQTLASRPIYGRVLMGAIKEGSVPRRDVPAYVARQLHRVVGSGFLEVWGPITRVSSEKTAAIAKYTTILSDDAIAAADAAHGEQMFTELCGVCHQMFGEGGLIGPDLTGSNRTELDYLLTNIIDPSGDIQDVYQTLMVTTRDGRTYSGTVATKSPRSMTLRVVGQDEVVIPQSDIQSFDYFPLSMMPEGLLDGYGDDEVADLVAYLMTADEAGSQGS